The Streptomyces tubercidicus DNA segment TCGCGGGGATGCTCGCGTGCTTTCGCGAGGTACCGACGCTTGGTCCAGCGGTACCAGACGAACAGGAAGAGTGCGGCGGCGATCGAAGCGGTGAGTATCGGACCGGCGAAGAGCATGACGGCATCGAATCCCGCGTTGTGCTGCCGCCAGGTCTCGAACGAGGTCGTCTCCTGCGTGGCCAGGATCCACAGGCCCTCCCCGCACCAGGCGAGGACCGCGAGCGCGGCCATCAGCCAGATAAGCCTGGCCGCGTTGGTGTAAGAGATCCATCTGCGCCACTTCTTGGGCAGGGTGGTATCCCGGCGGTCCCGGCGTGTCTCCAGACGGATCGTCAGAGTGTGCCAGTAGCTGATGAGAACGCGTCTCGCCCGGCTCCCCGCCCGTCTCAGCTCCAGCGTCCCCATCGGCGCGTCGCGCGGCCGCTCCTTGCCCGGCGGGTGACGGACAATCCTCGTCATCGTGCGTTCTCCTTCCGAGAGCGATCTCGGTACGGAGGCCCCGCGAACGCCGACACCTTCCATGGAAACACTCGTAGGAGGCCGCGCAACCGGTGGAAAGGCTGTTGTGGGAGGAGAGCTTGTCGGTGACGACTGGCGGTGGCGACGCCGGGCAGTTCTGCACGCAGGAGGGAAGGCGAGAGTGAGCCTGCCCGGCCGGGACGACGACTGGCTACCCGATGGCTGACTGAAGAATCACTCCGGCGTCGAGCGGATCTCCAGAATGTGCTCATCGCAGCGCACGATCTCCAGCTCGCGGTCCGGCTCGCCGCTTCCGCTGAAGGAAACAGTCAAACGACCGCTCTCCGCGAGGCGCCATCGACCGAGCGTCGATTGCGGAGCGTCTACCGGGCCCACGGGGTAGTCGATGAATGTGCCGCCTGCCTGGAATTCCAGCCCACCACGACCGCGCGCAAGCGGGAAGTCGTAGTCGTCAGGGCGGTAGACGGTGACGGCTTCGTGGTCTTCCTCGAAGGAGTGCCACCATCTCTGAAACAGAGCGCGGGGAAGCTCATTCATCGCTCAACCACCTCGCTATCAATAGGCTGTTTGCGCCATTTGTCCGTCATGTCTACGCTTAAGTGTAGAGGTGGCGGCAGATGTGCCCGCGCAGCGGCGTGCGGCCCCGCGCGCATTCCGCCCCAGCGTGGACACCCGCTACGGCGCTCGAATCGCGAGCGGCATCTCCAGAGACTGGCAGGTGACATCACCATGTCTGACGAAACCCACCGCAGCGCTTCGCCTGACTACACCGACTGGTGCGCCACGGTGAGGGCTCATAGCGCACTCCTCGACACGACACCCGACTACGCCGAGAACCGCGCGCTGGTCGAGGAGACCGCGTCCGCCTACGAACGCGCCCACGAAAGCGGGGAGCGAAGAATGGCGAGGGAGGGCGTGCTCGACATCCCCGTCGTCGTGCATGTCGTCCACAGCACGGATGAGCAGAACATCAGCGAGGCACAGATCCGCAGTCAGATCGACGTGCTCAACCGCGACTTCCGGAAACAGAACCCGGACGTCAGCAACGTGCCGCAGGTATGGCGCAACATCATCGGCGACGCCCGAATCGGCTTCCACCTCGCCGGCACCGATCCGCTTGGCCGCCCGACGAACGGCATCACGCGCACCAGGACCTCGGTCGCTTCCTTCGACGCCCCGGACCCCAGTTCCCCCGATCCCGACAAGCGAACCGACAACAAGGTCAAGTTCGCACAGACCGGGGGCCAAAATGCCTGGCCTTCAGACGTCTACCTCAACATCTGGGTCTGTCAGTTGACACGAGGACTGCTCGGCTACGCGCAGTTCCCCGGGGGACCGGCAGCCACGGACGGTGTCGTCATCACCCATAAAGGCTTTGGAACCAACGGGACCGCCGCCGCGCCGTTCAATGGCGGCCGCACGACTACGCACGAGATCGGGCACTGGCTCAACCTGCGACACATCTGGGGCAACAAGCAGGGCTGCGCCGGCGATGATCTCGTTGCGGACACCCCGAACCAGGAAGGGCCCAATTTCGGGACTCCCGCATTCCCGCAGGTGACGTGCGGCAACGCGCCGAACGGGGATATGTTCATGAACTACATGGACTACACCGACGACGCGGCGATGTTCATGTTCTCGGCAGGCCAAGTGGCACGCATGGAATCCACTTTCGAAAACGCCCGTAGGTCGTTCGCCGCCCGCCAGCTCGCCCTGGCGTGACCAGGGCGGGGCGGTCACCGGGAGGGCGCACACGGCGGGGTCTCGCGGCCTGGCTCAGTCCCGGCTCGTACGCGGCTGCCGTCACAGGCTCAGCAGCAGGTCCCGGACTGCGGCGGGCCGGGACAGGAAGGGGTGGTGGCCCGCGTCGAGTTCGACGACGCTGCCGGCCCGGCGGGCGAACTCGCGCTGTAGGTGCGGCGGGGTGCCCCGGTCCTGGGCGCAGAGGAGATACGTCGAGGGCACCTGCTGCCATGCGGCCGCCCTGACCGGCTGTCCGGTCACCTGCACGCTCTGCCGGGCGAGATGATGCGCCGCCTGTACTTGGACCTCGGTTTCGCAGTCCTGGAGGAAGGTGTCCGCGAGGAACTCGGGACGGACCCCGAAGGTGCCGGCGTCGGGGTCGACGTCGAGGAACGGGGCGGGGCCGGCGTCCCCGAAATCCGACAGGCTCTGCCCGACTTCGGGAAGGTAGCTGGAGACCATCACCAGGTGGCGTACCGTCCCGACGCCCGCGGCGGCTTCCGCGGTGATGATGCCGCCGTAGCTGTGGGCGACCACAACGGTTGGCTCGTCACTGTCCAGCAGCACCCGCCGCACCGCCGCGATGTCCTCGGTCAGCCCCGGACCGGCGGCGCCCGCGGGCAGGCCCGCCTCGCCGCAACTCGGCAGCGCCGGGGCCACGCTCGGCACCCCGCGCTGCTCCAGCAGCTCGGCTGTCCGGTGCCACCACCACGCCCCGTCCCGCACACATGCCCCATGCACGAACACGACCCTCATCGCCGCATCATCCTTAGCGGTGTTTTTCGCTGGAAGCTACCAGCAGCCCCCTCACTCAAGCTTCGGTGACAACGAACGGGCCGACCATGCCAAAAGGGGCCCTTCCCCTGTACGAGGAAGGGCCCCTTGGCAGAGCGCCCGGCAGGCCTTGCACCTGCATCTCCCACCGGCTGGTGGACGTCTTTCCTTGGACCACAGACGCGCGATTCCGGCCCGAGGACCGAAGTTGCATCATGATCATACTGCATCCGCGCGCCGGCAGCGAAAATCCACCGACGGGCCGCGCAGACCAGGCCGCTGAGCCGACACCGGCACCTGCCGCTTGAACTCGCTGGGGCGGCCTCCGCGCCCTGCTTCATCAATGCACCTGCGAAGTCCGCGTGGTGCATCGTGGTCGTGACATCCGACCCTGGATCGATCAGGAACTTACTGCTGCTCTTGCCGCGGCCACGAAAGCGGCGATCGCCGGATGAGCGCCGCCGCCCGAGCGGAAGGCGACCTTCGATCGACGGAACAACGGCAGCTTGGTCAAGACCACGCCTGCCGGGCTCTGTGCAGTGGCCGTTTCCGGTACAAATCCGGCCCCTTGCCCGGTGGCGGCCAGGGCCAGCACCGTGCGGAAATCGTTGACCTGGTGGCGAATTCTCGGCTGGAACCCGGCCGCCTGGCAGGCGCGTACGGCCATCGCATGGCCGGTGGTGCCGTCCCGTGCGGTGATCCACGGGGCCTCGGCATAGGGGCCGAGCAGCTCTGCCAGCGTGTCGTTGCCGCTGGTGTCCTTGGTCGCGGTATCGCTGACCAGGTACATCGGTTCTTCCAGTATGGGCACCTCGTCCACTGTGTTGTCCGGTGACGCGGGCACGAAGTCGTAGTCGTGGACGAGGGCCACATCGAGTTCGCCGGCCCTCAGACCATCGGAGACCCGGGCGGAGTCGATTTCCTGCACCATCGGCTCCAGCGCGGGATGCCGCTGGGTCAGCTCGGCCAGCGTGGCGGGCACGATGGTGTGGCCGCCGGAGGGGAAGGTCCCGATGCGTAGCGGCCCGCCGATGCCGTCCCGCGCGTCGGCCAGTTCGGCGACCGCCTGCTCCAGGCGTTGCAGTACGGCGTCGGCGTGTGCGACGAGGGACCGGCCTGCGGGCGTGAGGATCACACGCCTGCCGCTGCGTTCCAGCAAGGGCACGCCTGCCTCGCGTTCCAGCACACCCAGCTGCTGGGAGACCGCGGATGCGGTGAAGGTCAGCGCCTCGGCCACGGCGGCGATCGTGCCCCGTCGGTCGAGTTCGCGAAGCAGGTGGAGGCGACGAACATCAAGCATAAGCTCAGCTTAGGCATAGAGGTAGAAATCAGAAATGGATCTACCGGGTCAGTGTGAGCCAGGGTTGGACCATGAAGCCCAATCCGACCTTCAACGGCCTGTACGTCCCTTTGGTGACTCCCTTCACCGACGACCTGCGCCTGGCCCCCGATGCGCTGGCCCGACTCGCCGACGAGGCGCTGTCGGCCGGCGCCTCCGGACTCGTCGCCCTTGGCACCACCGCGGAATCAGCCACGTTGACCGCGGAGGAGAAGCAGACTGTGGTGCGCATCTGCTCGGCCGCCTGCCGGGCGCACGGCGCCCCACTGATCGTCGGGGTCGGCACCAATGACACCGCTACCGCCATCACGTCGCTGCGCGAGCTGGCGGCCACCGGCGACGTAGCCGCGGCACTGGTTCCCGCGCCGCCCTACATCCGGCCCGGTGAAGCGGGGACACTGGCGCATTTCACCGCGCTGGCCGAACACGGCGGCATCCCGCTGATCGTGTACGACATCCCCTACCGCACCGGACAGACTCTCGGCATCGGCACGATCGCCGCCCTCGGCCGCCTGCCAGGGGTCGTCGGGATCAAGCACGCGACCGGCGCGATCGACGCGACCACGGTGGAGTTGCTCGGCAGTCCCCCGCCCGGCTTCGCCGTGCTCGGCGGCGACGACGTCGTCCTGTCACCGCTCGTCGCGGCGGGCGCCCACGGCGGCATCGTCGCATCGGCCAATGTGCGCACCGCCGACTACGCCGAACTGATCTCGCTGTGGCGTCGCGGCTCCGGTGCACCCGCCCGCAGGCTCGGAGCCGAGCTGGCCCGGTTGTCCGCTGCCCTGTTCGCCGAACCGAACCCGACAGTGATCAAGGGAGTACTGCACGCTCAGGAACGCATTCCCAGCCCGGCCGTCCGGATGCCGCTGCTCGCCGCCGCCACCGGTACGGTCCGTCGAGCGGCGCTCCTGGCCGAATGCCCCGACTCCAACTCCCCCTTCCCGCCTCGCTACTGAGTGCCCCTCAGGTAGCGGGTGACCATGTCGACCAGTTCGTTCTCG contains these protein-coding regions:
- a CDS encoding zinc metalloprotease, which encodes MSDETHRSASPDYTDWCATVRAHSALLDTTPDYAENRALVEETASAYERAHESGERRMAREGVLDIPVVVHVVHSTDEQNISEAQIRSQIDVLNRDFRKQNPDVSNVPQVWRNIIGDARIGFHLAGTDPLGRPTNGITRTRTSVASFDAPDPSSPDPDKRTDNKVKFAQTGGQNAWPSDVYLNIWVCQLTRGLLGYAQFPGGPAATDGVVITHKGFGTNGTAAAPFNGGRTTTHEIGHWLNLRHIWGNKQGCAGDDLVADTPNQEGPNFGTPAFPQVTCGNAPNGDMFMNYMDYTDDAAMFMFSAGQVARMESTFENARRSFAARQLALA
- a CDS encoding alpha/beta fold hydrolase; this translates as MRVVFVHGACVRDGAWWWHRTAELLEQRGVPSVAPALPSCGEAGLPAGAAGPGLTEDIAAVRRVLLDSDEPTVVVAHSYGGIITAEAAAGVGTVRHLVMVSSYLPEVGQSLSDFGDAGPAPFLDVDPDAGTFGVRPEFLADTFLQDCETEVQVQAAHHLARQSVQVTGQPVRAAAWQQVPSTYLLCAQDRGTPPHLQREFARRAGSVVELDAGHHPFLSRPAAVRDLLLSL
- a CDS encoding LysR family transcriptional regulator — encoded protein: MLDVRRLHLLRELDRRGTIAAVAEALTFTASAVSQQLGVLEREAGVPLLERSGRRVILTPAGRSLVAHADAVLQRLEQAVAELADARDGIGGPLRIGTFPSGGHTIVPATLAELTQRHPALEPMVQEIDSARVSDGLRAGELDVALVHDYDFVPASPDNTVDEVPILEEPMYLVSDTATKDTSGNDTLAELLGPYAEAPWITARDGTTGHAMAVRACQAAGFQPRIRHQVNDFRTVLALAATGQGAGFVPETATAQSPAGVVLTKLPLFRRSKVAFRSGGGAHPAIAAFVAAARAAVSS
- a CDS encoding 4-hydroxy-tetrahydrodipicolinate synthase family protein — its product is MKPNPTFNGLYVPLVTPFTDDLRLAPDALARLADEALSAGASGLVALGTTAESATLTAEEKQTVVRICSAACRAHGAPLIVGVGTNDTATAITSLRELAATGDVAAALVPAPPYIRPGEAGTLAHFTALAEHGGIPLIVYDIPYRTGQTLGIGTIAALGRLPGVVGIKHATGAIDATTVELLGSPPPGFAVLGGDDVVLSPLVAAGAHGGIVASANVRTADYAELISLWRRGSGAPARRLGAELARLSAALFAEPNPTVIKGVLHAQERIPSPAVRMPLLAAATGTVRRAALLAECPDSNSPFPPRY